A region of the Motilibacter aurantiacus genome:
TGCAGGCCCTGGGCGCCCGCCTGCTGGACGCCTCGGGCCACGAGCTCGGCCCGGGCGGCGCCGCCCTGGCCGGGCTCGACCGGCTGGACCTGAGCAGCCTGCACCCTGGGCTCGTGACGGCGGAGGTGGTCGTCGCCTGCGACGTCGACAACCCGCTGACCGGTCCGGCCGGTGCCGCCGTGGTCTACGGGCCGCAGAAGGGCGCCTCGGCGGCCGACGTCGAGCTCCTCGACGGCGCGCTCACCCGGTGGGCGGACGTGGTGTCCGCGGCCACCGGGAGCGACGTGCGCGGAGCGCCGGGGGCGGGCGCCGCGGGTGGTGTGGGGTACGCGGCCGTCGCGCTGCTCGGTGCGGCGCTCCGCCCCGGGGTCGAGCTGGTGCTCGAGCTCGTCGGCTTCGCCGACCGGGTGGAGGGCGCCGGGCTGGTCGTCGTGGGCGAGGGGTCGCTCGACGAGCAGACGCTGCACGGCAAGGCGGTGATGGGCGTCACCGCCGCCGCGCGGCGGGCCGGCGCCCGCGTGGTCGGGGTGTGCGGGAGGCGGTCGCTGGGCGACGACCTGCTGCGCGCGGCGGGCGTCGAGGCGGCGTACGCGCTGACCGACCTCGAGCCCGACGTCGCCGTCTGCATAGCCGACGCCCCACGTCTGCTGGCCCTGCTCGGCGAGCGCCTCGTCGACGACGGCCTCGTGCCCGGCTGACTCAGCCGCGGTGGCCCGGCGGCGGGGCGGTGGAGTCGCGCACGACCAGCTCGTGCCCGCTCGACCGTCGCCGCGGGCGTGACGACGGCGGCTTCAGGGCCATCGCCAGAGCCAGCTCGCCCAGCTGGGTCATGTGCAGCCGGACCGTCGTGAGGCCGGGCGCGAGGTCTGCGGCGACCGCGATGTCGTCGATCCCCACGACGGACACGTCCGCCGGCACCGAGACGCCGCGCGCCCGCAGCGTCGAGAGGACGCCGATGGCCATCACGTCGTTGAGGGCCAGGACGGCCGTGGTTCCCGGGTGCTCGTCCAGGATCTGCTCGGCGGCCTCCCGGCCCCCGTCCCGCGTGAAGGCGGAGTGGACGACCGGGACGTCCTCCGGCGCGAGGCCGTGCCGGGCGCAGGCGGTACGGACCCCGGCGACCCGGTCCTCCACCGTCGTCAGCATGGGGGCGCCGGCGGCCACGGCGATCCGCCGGTGCCCGAGCGAGAGCACGTGCTCGGCGATCGCGTCGCCGGCGGCGACGTTGGCGGGGAGCACGGCGTCGGTGCGCAGGAAGTGCCGTCCGATGACGGCGGCGCGGCCGCCCGCTGCCTGGAACGCCCGCAGCTCCCGGTCCGCCTCCGCCTGCAGGTTGGGGTCGACGTAGCCCGAGCCGGCGATCAGCACGGCCTGGGTGCCGTGGGCGAGCAGGGTCCGGATCTGGGAGAGCTCGGTGAGGGGGTCACGCCCGGAGTGGCAGATCTGCACCGTGAGCCCGCGGGCGGTGGCGAGGTGCACCACACCGCTGGCGATCTCGGAGAAGTACGGGTCACCGATCTCGTGCACGATGAGGCCGACGATGGAGGTCGACCCCCCGGCGAGCGTCCGGGCGTGCACGTTGACGACGTAGCCGAGGTCGGTGGCGACCTGGCGGACGTGGGCGGCGACCGCCTCGCTGACGCCGTCCTGCCCCCGCAGCGAGCGTGACGCCGTCGCGATGGAGACGCCCGCGCGCTCGGCCACGTCGATCAGCCGCGTGCTGGCGCCCGACCGTGGCATCGCGCCCACCTCCGAAATTCGTCCGATTCGCCGGGCCGTGTCCCTTGCCCGCACCGACGGGCCGTCCTAGTGTACGAGCGCGCTACGAAAGCGCTTACGTACCTCGACGACGAGGAGCTACGCGTATGCAGTCGAGCCGTTCCCGCCTGCGCATCGCAGCGGGTGTTGGGATCTGCGCCCTCCTGATGAGCGCCTGTTCGGCCGTGGACAACGCATCGTCCGACGAGTCCGACGCAGGGGGCGGCGACACGACCGAGCCGATCACCATCGGGGTCTCGCTCCCGCTGACCGGCGACTTCTCCGAGCCGGGCAAGGGGGTGCAGCGCGGCTACGAGGCCTGGGCGAAGATCGTCAACGACTCCGGAGGCCTGCTCGGGCGCCAGGTCGAGCTGAAGGTCCTGGACGACCAGTCGAACGCCGACCGGGTCGTCGCCGACTACGAGTCCCTCATCGCCCAGGACGAGGTGGACCTGGTCTTCGGGCCCTTCTCCACCCGCCTCGTCGTGCCCTCCGCCCGCGTGGCGAAGGAGTACGGGATGCTCTTCGTCGAGCCGGCCGGCGCCGCGGCGGAGGTCTTCGAACAGGGCTTCGACAACCTCTTCTACGCGGCGCCCGCGGTCGCGAACGACCACTACAACTACCTCGCCGAGCACATCCTCGCGATGCCGGAGGGCCAACGCCCGAAGACGGTCGCGTACGCGGCGATGGACGACCCGTTCGCGCAGGGCACGGCGTACGGGTTGAAGGAGAAGCTCGAGGCGGGCGGCATCAGGACGGTCGCGGACGAGGTCTACCCGCCCAACACCACGGACTTCAGCAGCATCGCGGCCAAGATCGCGGACGCGAAGGCCGACATGCTGGTCGGCGGCTCGCAGTACCAGGACGCCGTCAACCTCATCGTCGCACTGCAGCAGCTGGACTACCAGCCGAAGATGGCGGCATTCTCGACCGCGCCGACGAATCCCGAGTTCTCGAAGGCGATCGGCGAGAAGACCGAGGGAATCCTGTCCCCCACCGGTTACACCACCAAGGCCGACTACCCGAGCAACGTCGAGTTCGTGGAGAAGTACACCGCGCAATTCGGGAACCCTCCTTCGGAGGACGAGGCGAACGCCTACACCACCGGGCAGGTCGTGGCGGCGGCGGTGGAGGCCGTGGGCTGCGCAGAGCAGGGTGACTGCCAGCAGCGTCTCATCGACTGGCTGCGCGACAACACGGTCGAGACGGTCGTCGGGCCGCTGTCGTGGGACGAGGTCGGCCGGCCGGAGGCCGCCCACCTGATCCAGCAGTACGTCGACGGGGAGATCCAGATCGTCCTCCCGGAGGACCAGAAGGAAGCCGACTTCCTGTTCCCGAAGCCGGCGTGGTGACGCCCCCGTGACCTCCCCGCAGCTGGTCTTCCAGAGCTTGGTCCTGGGCGTCCTGCTGGGCGGCCTGTACGCCCTGCTCGCCGCAGGCCTCACGCTCTACTTCGGGGTGATGCGGGTGGTGATGATCGCGCACTCCGCGTTCCTCATCCTCGCGGCCTACCTCGCGTGGTGGTTCAACGACAGGACCGGGCTGGACCCGCTGCTCTCGCTCGCGTTGACCGTCCCGCTCTTCTTCGTGGCCGGCGTCCTCATGCAGCGTCTGCTGATCCGGCGGCTCAGCCCGGTCACCCTCACCATGATGTCGGTGCTGCTCACCTTCGCCGTGGCGCTGGTCATCGAGGGCCTGCTCGGCTACGTGTTCAGCGGCACGCAGCGCCGCATCCAGCTCGGCTACAGCGGGTCGAGCCTGGAGCTCTTCGGGGCGCGGGTCGCGGTCGTGAAGCTCATCGCGTTCGGCCTGGCAGCCGCCGCGCTGCTCGGGCTCTACCTGCTGCTCAAGCGGAGCAGGCTGGGCCAGGCGCTGCGGGCGACGATCCAGCACCGCGACGCCGCCGCGCTGGTCGGCATCGACACCGACCGCGTGGCGGGCTACGGCTTCGGGCTCGGCCTCGCGACGGCGGCCGTCGGCGGCACAGCGCTGGCGCTCGACTCCACGATCTACCCGTCCCTGCACTGGCACTGGATCGGGCCGCTCATGGCCATCATCGTCGTGGGCGGGCTGGGGAGCATCCCCGGCGCGGCGATCGCCGCGATGGCGCTCGGGATCCTGCAGAGCCTGCTGCAGCTCGAGATGGGCACCACGTGGGCGCAGACCGTCTTCTACGTCGCGCTCTTCGCGACCCTCATGGTCCGTCCCCAGGGATTCTTCGGAGGACGCCTTGCGCAGCGTTTCTGACCCCTCCGCGCTGCGGGCCGCCCGCTGGGGTCTGCTCCTCGCCGCCGCGGCGCTCGTCTTCACCTTCCCCGTCCTGGCCCCGAACGCGTACATCCTCTCGGCCGGCGTGGTCGTCGCGAACTACGCCGTGCTGGCGACGTCGTGGAACTTCATGGGCGGGTTCACCGGCTACATCTCGCTGGGGCACGCGGCGTACTTCGGGCTCGGGGCGTACGGCACCGGGCTGCTCGTCACCAAGGCGGACGTGCCGAGCTTCGGCGCGCTCGTGCTCGCCGCGGCATCGGTCGCGGTCCTCGCGGTCCCCATCGGGATCGCTGCGCTGCGCGTGCGCGGCGCGTCCTTCGTCATCGTCTCCATCGCGCTGGTGCTCATCCTGCTCCTGGTCTTCCAGAGCTGGGCGTCCTTCACCGGCGGGTCCAACGGCCTGAACGTGCCGCGGCCCTTCCCCGGCCTGCTGCGCCCCGAGCACCACCTGGTCTTCTACTACCTGTTCGCGGCCCTGCTCTGCCTGGCGCTGCTGACCTGGTGGGCCATCGACCGCTCCCGCTTCGGGATGGGGCTGAAGGCGATCCGCGAGGACGAGGACAAGGCCCAGTCGTTGGGCGTGCCCACCTTCGCCTACAAGCTGGTGGCGTTCGTCGTCTCCGCGACGTTCACCGCGCTGGGGGGCGGGCTCTACGCGCTCTGGTTCGGCGACCTCGACCCCATCTTCCAGTTCTCCATCCTCGTCGGGTCCTACATGGTGCTCATGGCGCTGCTGGGCGGCATCCGCAACCTGTTCGGCCCGGTCGTCGGAGCGGTGGTCGTCGGCTCCGCGCTCGAGTACTTCAAGCTCGAGTTCGGCGACACGCAGTTCCACCTCGTCGCGGCCGGCCTGCTGCTCGCGCTCGTCGTGCTCTTCATGCCCGACGGCATGCTGCCGTTCCTCGGCGACCTGCTGCGCCGGCTGGGGCCCGGCCAGAGCTCGATCCGCGAGGTGACGGCCGAGGAGCTGCTCGCGCAGGACTCCGGACGGGAGGGCATGCCCGGGCAGCCGGGCCCGGCCGAAGGGCAGCGCACCGCAGCCCGCTCGGAGGCGGCCCGATGAGCGCCGGGCAGCTCGCCT
Encoded here:
- a CDS encoding LacI family DNA-binding transcriptional regulator; translation: MPRSGASTRLIDVAERAGVSIATASRSLRGQDGVSEAVAAHVRQVATDLGYVVNVHARTLAGGSTSIVGLIVHEIGDPYFSEIASGVVHLATARGLTVQICHSGRDPLTELSQIRTLLAHGTQAVLIAGSGYVDPNLQAEADRELRAFQAAGGRAAVIGRHFLRTDAVLPANVAAGDAIAEHVLSLGHRRIAVAAGAPMLTTVEDRVAGVRTACARHGLAPEDVPVVHSAFTRDGGREAAEQILDEHPGTTAVLALNDVMAIGVLSTLRARGVSVPADVSVVGIDDIAVAADLAPGLTTVRLHMTQLGELALAMALKPPSSRPRRRSSGHELVVRDSTAPPPGHRG
- a CDS encoding branched-chain amino acid ABC transporter permease, which translates into the protein MTSPQLVFQSLVLGVLLGGLYALLAAGLTLYFGVMRVVMIAHSAFLILAAYLAWWFNDRTGLDPLLSLALTVPLFFVAGVLMQRLLIRRLSPVTLTMMSVLLTFAVALVIEGLLGYVFSGTQRRIQLGYSGSSLELFGARVAVVKLIAFGLAAAALLGLYLLLKRSRLGQALRATIQHRDAAALVGIDTDRVAGYGFGLGLATAAVGGTALALDSTIYPSLHWHWIGPLMAIIVVGGLGSIPGAAIAAMALGILQSLLQLEMGTTWAQTVFYVALFATLMVRPQGFFGGRLAQRF
- a CDS encoding branched-chain amino acid ABC transporter permease translates to MRSVSDPSALRAARWGLLLAAAALVFTFPVLAPNAYILSAGVVVANYAVLATSWNFMGGFTGYISLGHAAYFGLGAYGTGLLVTKADVPSFGALVLAAASVAVLAVPIGIAALRVRGASFVIVSIALVLILLLVFQSWASFTGGSNGLNVPRPFPGLLRPEHHLVFYYLFAALLCLALLTWWAIDRSRFGMGLKAIREDEDKAQSLGVPTFAYKLVAFVVSATFTALGGGLYALWFGDLDPIFQFSILVGSYMVLMALLGGIRNLFGPVVGAVVVGSALEYFKLEFGDTQFHLVAAGLLLALVVLFMPDGMLPFLGDLLRRLGPGQSSIREVTAEELLAQDSGREGMPGQPGPAEGQRTAARSEAAR
- a CDS encoding glycerate kinase, whose protein sequence is MSRSPRVVLAPDKFKGSATADEVAAALRRGLLARLPGLDVVDAPVADGGDGTLAAALRAGWERVPVTVPGPTGEPVVTAYARAGGTAIVELADACGLARLPGGAPRPLTASTAGAGLVVRAALDAGCRRVVLGIGGSASTDGGAGLLQALGARLLDASGHELGPGGAALAGLDRLDLSSLHPGLVTAEVVVACDVDNPLTGPAGAAVVYGPQKGASAADVELLDGALTRWADVVSAATGSDVRGAPGAGAAGGVGYAAVALLGAALRPGVELVLELVGFADRVEGAGLVVVGEGSLDEQTLHGKAVMGVTAAARRAGARVVGVCGRRSLGDDLLRAAGVEAAYALTDLEPDVAVCIADAPRLLALLGERLVDDGLVPG
- a CDS encoding amino acid ABC transporter substrate-binding protein — translated: MSACSAVDNASSDESDAGGGDTTEPITIGVSLPLTGDFSEPGKGVQRGYEAWAKIVNDSGGLLGRQVELKVLDDQSNADRVVADYESLIAQDEVDLVFGPFSTRLVVPSARVAKEYGMLFVEPAGAAAEVFEQGFDNLFYAAPAVANDHYNYLAEHILAMPEGQRPKTVAYAAMDDPFAQGTAYGLKEKLEAGGIRTVADEVYPPNTTDFSSIAAKIADAKADMLVGGSQYQDAVNLIVALQQLDYQPKMAAFSTAPTNPEFSKAIGEKTEGILSPTGYTTKADYPSNVEFVEKYTAQFGNPPSEDEANAYTTGQVVAAAVEAVGCAEQGDCQQRLIDWLRDNTVETVVGPLSWDEVGRPEAAHLIQQYVDGEIQIVLPEDQKEADFLFPKPAW